From the Planktothricoides raciborskii GIHE-MW2 genome, the window GAACAGAACCACGATATTGACAACGATTTTCAACGTAACCATGAAAAAATCTCCGAATATATAGCAAAAGATAACAACAAAACCATCATCGATGGTTTAAGCATCCTTATCATATCGAAATCTGGTCATTTTTGAGCGCTGAATTTTCTCAAAATAAATTCGTTATTTGTTATTCGTTATTTATTGGATATTTATTGTTTATATGTTATATGTTATATGCGATAATATAAAATATGCAACCACCAACCAACAACCACCAACCACCAACCACCAACGAATAACCAACAACCACCAACCAACAACTTTTTTGGTAAAATCAGCACCGACGACCTGAGACAATCGTCAAGCATAAAGAGGATAAATGAGGCATTTCTGTGAGTGAAAAGACACAATTAAAAGCCATTGAATTATTTGCCGGGATAGGCGGTTTTCGCCTAGGCATGGCAGCGGCGAATATTTCTACAATTTGGGCTAATGATAGCAGTGAATTATCCAGTCAAGTTTATCGGAGTAACTTTGGCAAAAATTCTTTAGTTTTAGGCGATATTAGGGAAATTAATCTAGAAGAAATTCCCTGCCATGATATTTTAACTGCCGGATTTCCTTGTCAACCTTTTAGTCCCGCAGGAAAAAAGCAGGGAGTTCGCGATCGCATTCGGGGAACTCTGTTTGAACGGATTATAGAAATTTTGCATCATAGAAAACCGCAGTATTTCTTTTTAGAAAATGTTAAGCGTTTGTTGACAATGGAATCCGGTTATCACTTTCGCGCGATTTTAGATGCCCTGTCAGCTTTGGATTATTTTATAGAATGGAGAATAATTAATACTGTCAGCTTTGGTTTACCCCAGAATCGCGAGCGCATCTTTATTTTTGGCACTAGGATTAACCAAACAAACAGCCCGGAAATGCTAGAAATGCTAAAAATGCTAAAAATGCTAGAAAAATATTCCGTCTTTTTAACCCATGAAGATTTAAAATTCATAGAAATTAATCCATCATTTACGGATAATTTAACGCCAATTATCCGCAGTCACAGCAAACCGGGAAATTGGGGAATTGCCTATCAGAAAAAAATCTACTCTAAGCAGATTCCTCCGTTACCAGACATCCAACCGAGAAAGAAACTCAGAGATATTCTGGAAAATGAATCCGATGTCGATCCGCAGTTTGATTTTACCACCGATACTGGGGAAAGAATCAAACAAAGTAAAGCCGTGAATCGCTATTGTAATGGAGTCGAAATCCTTTATAATCAAGGAGGAGGAGCGAGACTCGGTTATACTATTTTTGGGATTAATGGCATTACTTCAACCCTAACCGCTTCTACTTCCAGACATTATGAACGGTATCAAGTAGGGGATAAATATCGACGGTTAACCCCAGTGGAATATGCCCGATTGATGGGATTTCCCGATGATTGGTGTCGCGTTGCCAGAATTTACGATCGCTATGCATTATTTGGCAATGCGATCGCTCCTCCTTGTGTGGCATGGGTAGCCAATCGAATCGGTAAAAATAACCTTATCTTAAATCAGCCAATTTTTCAGCAACTAACCTTAGCTTTGTAACCAGGAGTAGCCTGAATCAATGCAACGATTAACCTTGACTAAATTAAAGACAGAAGTCCAAAAATTTGCCAGACAAATCAGTGATACTCCGATTCCAAGCTTATACGGAATTACTGACGGAAAAGCAGTCGGAACTTATGTATAAGCTGCCTTTAATCAATATTTAATTCGTCAATATTATTACAGCAGCGGAAGTGCCGCCAGTGGCATATATTTTCCCGATTTAAATGTTGATTTAAAAGTAACATCCATTCGACAGCCTCAGTCTTCCTGTCCATTTCGCGATGCCAGTCAGAAAGTATTTAAACTGGGGTATCATCTCCTGGTTTTAGTCTATGAAAAAACCGACGATAGAGCCTCTCATACTTGTGATCTAAAATTTTTACACATTGTTTTCTTAGAACAAAAACACACCGCTGATTATCAAACCACTTATGGATTGCGAGAAATTATACGGCGTCATGGTAATAAAGATGATATCATTGCGTTTTTAGAAGAACGGAATCTCCCTCTAGATGAGATAGGCCGTGAAATTTTAGCCGATCGCATAATCAGCCACCCTCCAGAACAGGGTTTCTTAACGATTTCAAATGCCTTGCAGTGGAGAT encodes:
- a CDS encoding DNA (cytosine-5-)-methyltransferase; the encoded protein is MSEKTQLKAIELFAGIGGFRLGMAAANISTIWANDSSELSSQVYRSNFGKNSLVLGDIREINLEEIPCHDILTAGFPCQPFSPAGKKQGVRDRIRGTLFERIIEILHHRKPQYFFLENVKRLLTMESGYHFRAILDALSALDYFIEWRIINTVSFGLPQNRERIFIFGTRINQTNSPEMLEMLKMLKMLEKYSVFLTHEDLKFIEINPSFTDNLTPIIRSHSKPGNWGIAYQKKIYSKQIPPLPDIQPRKKLRDILENESDVDPQFDFTTDTGERIKQSKAVNRYCNGVEILYNQGGGARLGYTIFGINGITSTLTASTSRHYERYQVGDKYRRLTPVEYARLMGFPDDWCRVARIYDRYALFGNAIAPPCVAWVANRIGKNNLILNQPIFQQLTLAL